A genomic stretch from Hymenobacter psoromatis includes:
- a CDS encoding hexapeptide transferase, which yields MAEPAADFYAHPTAVLDAGCRVGAGSRIWHFCHLAAGAVLGENCSLGQNVFVADGVTLGRNVKVQNNVSLYEGVTCEDDVFLGPSVVFTNVRNPRSAVPRRGEGHYQPTYLERGVSIGANATLVCGVRLGRYAFVGAGSVVTKDVPDFALVYGNPARPHGWLSAHGEHLRFDAAGRATCPASQEVYQLSANKKSVAVMNAETSVA from the coding sequence GTGGCCGAACCCGCTGCCGATTTCTACGCCCACCCCACCGCCGTGCTCGACGCGGGCTGCCGCGTGGGGGCCGGCAGCCGCATCTGGCACTTTTGCCACCTGGCGGCGGGCGCGGTGCTGGGCGAAAACTGCTCGCTGGGCCAAAACGTGTTCGTGGCCGACGGCGTGACGCTGGGCCGCAACGTGAAGGTGCAGAACAACGTGAGCCTCTACGAAGGGGTGACGTGCGAAGACGACGTGTTCCTGGGTCCTTCCGTGGTCTTTACCAACGTGCGCAACCCGCGCAGCGCCGTGCCGCGGCGCGGCGAAGGCCACTACCAGCCTACCTACCTGGAGCGCGGCGTCAGCATCGGGGCCAATGCCACGCTGGTGTGCGGGGTGCGCCTGGGGCGCTACGCCTTCGTGGGCGCGGGCAGCGTGGTCACCAAAGACGTGCCGGATTTTGCGCTGGTATATGGCAATCCTGCCCGGCCGCACGGCTGGCTCAGCGCCCACGGCGAGCACCTGCGCTTCGACGCGGCCGGCCGCGCCACCTGCCCCGCCAGCCAGGAAGTGTATCAATTAAGTGCCAATAAAAAATCAGTAGCGGTTATGAATGCTGAAACGAGCGTTGCATAA
- a CDS encoding UDP-N-acetyl-D-galactosamine dehydrogenase, whose product MYDELLRKEAKLAVIGLGYVGLPIALEFAKQLSVIGFDINAGRVEMMRNHQDPSGELDSAAFDGCDIAFTDSLDVLREARFFIVAVPTPIDEHAQPDLKPLLSASMSVGKVLKKGDYVVFESTVYPGCTEEDCIPVMEKQSGLSFAHGDFKVGYSPERINPGDKEHTLRRIVKVVSGCDAESLDTVAKVYELVVDAGVHRASSIRVAEAAKIIENTQRDVNIALMNELSMIFDRMNINTYEVLEAAGTKWNFLKFSPGLVGGHCIGVDPYYLTYKAKELGYDAKVILSGRTTNDNMGAYIARKTVQMMIKRGKDVAKSRVLVMGATFKENVEDIRNSKVADVIQELKNFSVNVDIVDPHASSDELHHEYGFRLTDADKIRDDYDAVIVAVSHKPYLNKDEAYFQSITASNAVLVDIKGLYRAKPMEDLHYWSL is encoded by the coding sequence GTGTACGACGAACTCCTCCGCAAAGAAGCCAAGCTGGCCGTGATTGGCCTCGGCTACGTGGGCCTGCCCATCGCCCTCGAATTTGCCAAGCAACTCTCGGTTATCGGCTTCGATATCAACGCGGGCCGCGTGGAGATGATGCGCAACCACCAGGACCCCAGCGGCGAGCTGGACAGCGCCGCCTTCGATGGCTGCGACATCGCCTTCACCGACTCGCTCGATGTGCTGCGCGAGGCGCGCTTCTTCATCGTGGCCGTCCCTACCCCCATCGACGAGCACGCCCAGCCCGACCTCAAGCCGCTGCTCAGCGCGTCGATGTCGGTGGGTAAGGTCTTGAAAAAAGGGGATTACGTGGTGTTTGAGAGCACCGTGTATCCCGGCTGCACCGAGGAAGACTGCATCCCGGTGATGGAGAAACAGTCGGGCCTGAGCTTCGCCCACGGCGATTTCAAGGTCGGCTACTCGCCCGAGCGCATCAACCCCGGCGACAAGGAGCACACCCTGCGCCGCATCGTGAAGGTGGTGAGCGGCTGCGACGCCGAAAGCCTCGACACCGTGGCCAAAGTCTATGAGCTGGTGGTGGATGCCGGCGTGCATCGCGCCAGCAGCATCCGGGTGGCCGAGGCCGCCAAGATTATCGAGAACACGCAGCGCGACGTCAACATCGCGCTCATGAACGAGCTGTCGATGATTTTCGACCGCATGAATATCAACACCTACGAGGTGCTGGAAGCGGCCGGCACCAAGTGGAATTTCCTGAAATTCTCGCCCGGCCTGGTGGGCGGCCACTGCATCGGCGTGGACCCGTACTACCTGACTTACAAGGCCAAAGAGCTGGGCTACGACGCGAAAGTCATTCTCTCGGGCCGCACCACCAACGATAACATGGGGGCCTATATCGCCCGCAAAACGGTGCAGATGATGATTAAGCGCGGCAAGGACGTGGCCAAAAGCCGCGTGCTGGTGATGGGCGCTACCTTCAAGGAAAACGTGGAGGACATCCGCAATTCTAAAGTGGCGGACGTGATTCAGGAGCTGAAAAACTTCTCCGTGAACGTGGACATCGTGGACCCGCACGCCAGCTCCGACGAGCTGCACCACGAATACGGCTTCCGCCTCACCGACGCGGACAAGATTCGCGACGACTATGATGCCGTTATCGTGGCCGTGAGCCACAAGCCTTATCTCAACAAAGACGAAGCGTACTTTCAGTCCATCACGGCCAGCAACGCCGTACTGGTCGATATCAAAGGCCTGTACCGCGCCAAGCCGATGGAGGACTTGCACTATTGGAGCTTGTAA
- a CDS encoding UDP-glucose 4-epimerase, producing the protein MKILVTGGAGYIGSHTVVELVQAGYEPVIVDNFSNSETSVLDGLRAILGHDVPCHRIDCGNAEALHQVFKAEGNIQAVIHFAAFKAVGESVQKPLAYFENNVGSLLTLLEVMKDEGVANLVFSSSCTVYGIPDALPVTEATPTKPASSPYGRTKQMCEDIVHDVSAAADNQLHTILLRYFNPIGAHESAKIGELPLGTPNNLVPFITQTAAGIREKLTIFGNDYDTPDGTNVRDYIHVVDLAKAHIAAVKRLLDRKASDVVETFNVGTGHGNSVLEVVKTFEEASGQKLNYSIGPRRPGDVPAIYADATKAAEVLGFKTTTSLRDSLASAWKWQVALDNR; encoded by the coding sequence ATGAAGATTCTCGTTACCGGCGGAGCCGGCTACATTGGCTCCCACACCGTGGTGGAGCTGGTCCAGGCGGGCTACGAGCCCGTGATTGTGGATAATTTCAGCAACTCGGAAACGTCGGTGCTCGACGGGTTGCGGGCCATTTTGGGGCACGATGTGCCTTGCCACCGCATCGACTGCGGCAACGCCGAGGCGCTGCATCAGGTCTTCAAAGCGGAAGGTAACATTCAGGCCGTCATTCACTTCGCGGCTTTCAAGGCGGTGGGCGAGTCGGTGCAGAAGCCGCTGGCGTATTTTGAGAATAATGTGGGCTCGCTGCTGACCTTGCTGGAAGTGATGAAGGACGAGGGGGTAGCAAACCTGGTGTTCTCGTCGTCGTGCACCGTGTATGGCATCCCCGACGCGCTACCCGTGACGGAGGCTACCCCCACCAAGCCGGCCAGCTCGCCCTACGGCCGCACCAAGCAGATGTGCGAGGATATCGTGCACGACGTGTCGGCCGCGGCTGATAATCAGCTGCATACTATTCTGTTGCGCTACTTCAACCCCATCGGGGCGCACGAGTCGGCCAAAATCGGGGAGCTGCCGCTGGGCACGCCCAACAACCTGGTGCCGTTCATCACCCAAACGGCGGCCGGCATCCGCGAGAAGCTCACCATTTTCGGCAACGACTACGACACGCCCGATGGCACCAACGTCCGCGACTACATCCACGTCGTGGATTTGGCCAAAGCGCACATCGCGGCCGTGAAGCGCTTGCTCGACCGCAAAGCCAGCGACGTGGTAGAAACCTTCAACGTGGGCACCGGCCACGGCAACTCGGTGCTCGAAGTCGTGAAAACCTTCGAGGAAGCCAGCGGCCAGAAGCTGAACTACAGCATCGGCCCGCGCCGCCCCGGCGACGTGCCCGCCATCTATGCCGACGCCACCAAGGCCGCCGAGGTGCTGGGCTTCAAAACCACTACTTCCCTGCGCGACTCGCTGGCCAGCGCCTGGAAATGGCAGGTTGCGCTGGACAATAGGTAA
- a CDS encoding dTDP-glucose 4,6-dehydratase yields MKLLITGGAGFIGSHVVRLFVTKYPDYQILNLDALTYAGNLENLRDIEKAPNYRFIKGDIADQAFVDQLFAHEEPDAVIHLAAESHVDRSITDPMAFVKTNVIGTVNLLNAAKNLWKPKGFENHLFYHVSTDEVYGSLDFGPEMFTEETAYDPRSPYSASKAASDHFVRAWHHTYGLPIKLSNCSNNYGPNHFPEKLIPLAIHRLRTGQKVPVYGKGENVRDWLFVKDHATAIDAVFHQGKLGDTYNIGGVNEWQNLKLIELLCDVVDEKTGQPAGTSRQLITFVTDRAGHDMRYAIDSSKIMRELGWEPSVTFEQGLSQTVDWYLANQEWLDSVTSGAYQDYNTKQYAGR; encoded by the coding sequence ATGAAACTCCTTATCACCGGCGGGGCCGGCTTCATCGGCTCGCACGTGGTGCGCCTGTTCGTGACCAAGTACCCCGACTACCAGATTCTGAACCTCGACGCCCTCACCTACGCCGGCAACCTGGAGAACCTGCGCGACATCGAAAAAGCGCCGAACTACCGGTTTATAAAGGGCGACATTGCCGACCAGGCGTTCGTGGACCAGCTTTTTGCCCACGAGGAGCCCGATGCTGTGATTCACCTCGCCGCCGAAAGCCACGTGGACCGCAGCATCACCGACCCAATGGCGTTTGTGAAAACCAACGTGATTGGCACCGTTAATCTGCTGAACGCGGCTAAGAACCTGTGGAAGCCCAAAGGCTTTGAGAATCACCTGTTCTACCACGTCAGCACGGATGAGGTATATGGCTCACTGGATTTCGGCCCCGAAATGTTTACCGAGGAAACGGCCTACGACCCGCGCTCGCCCTACTCGGCCTCCAAGGCCGCGTCGGACCACTTTGTGCGGGCCTGGCACCACACCTACGGCCTGCCCATTAAGCTCAGCAATTGCTCGAACAACTACGGCCCGAACCACTTCCCCGAAAAGTTGATTCCGCTGGCTATTCACCGCCTGCGCACTGGCCAGAAAGTACCCGTGTATGGCAAAGGTGAGAACGTGCGCGACTGGCTTTTCGTGAAGGACCACGCCACGGCCATCGACGCGGTTTTCCACCAGGGCAAGCTGGGCGATACCTATAACATCGGCGGCGTGAACGAGTGGCAGAACCTCAAGCTCATCGAGCTGCTCTGCGACGTGGTGGACGAAAAAACCGGCCAGCCCGCCGGCACCTCACGCCAGCTCATCACCTTCGTCACGGACCGCGCTGGCCACGATATGCGCTACGCCATCGACAGCAGCAAAATCATGCGCGAGTTGGGCTGGGAGCCCAGCGTCACCTTCGAGCAGGGCCTGAGCCAGACCGTGGACTGGTACCTTGCCAACCAGGAGTGGCTGGACAGCGTGACCAGCGGCGCGTACCAGGACTATAATACCAAGCAGTACGCGGGCCGGTAA
- a CDS encoding Vi polysaccharide biosynthesis protein VipB/TviC → MYDQPFTDQPLTNLNFLVTGGAGFIGSNLVEYLLKQGVGKVRVLDNFSNGFRKNLRLFADNSALEVMEGDIRDREACSRACEGIDIVLHQAALGSVPRSINDPVTTDEVNVGGFVKMLFAAKEAGVKRFVYAASSSTYGDHPGLPKVEDRIGKPLSPYAVTKYANELYADVFARTYGMEIIGLRYFNIFGPRQDPGGAYAAVIPLFIDAILEDNAPILNGDGGQTRDFTFVANCVQANIRAALTTNPEALGQVYNIAVGDRTSLVQLYDILREEAHSTLEPKFGPDRAGDIRDSLADITKAESRLGYTPQVRIRDGLQQTLSWFKDNQAFIKERN, encoded by the coding sequence GTGTACGACCAACCCTTCACCGACCAGCCGCTCACTAACCTTAACTTTCTTGTCACCGGCGGGGCGGGATTCATCGGCTCTAATCTCGTCGAATACCTGCTTAAGCAGGGGGTAGGGAAGGTGCGGGTGCTGGATAATTTCTCCAACGGCTTCCGCAAAAACCTGCGTTTGTTTGCTGATAATTCCGCGCTGGAAGTGATGGAAGGCGACATCCGCGACCGTGAGGCCTGCTCCCGCGCCTGCGAGGGCATCGACATTGTGCTGCATCAGGCGGCGCTGGGCTCGGTGCCGCGCTCCATCAACGACCCCGTGACGACCGACGAGGTGAACGTGGGCGGCTTCGTAAAAATGCTATTTGCGGCCAAGGAAGCGGGCGTGAAGCGCTTCGTGTACGCGGCCAGCAGCTCGACCTACGGCGACCACCCCGGCCTGCCCAAGGTAGAGGACCGCATTGGCAAGCCGCTCTCGCCCTACGCCGTGACGAAATACGCCAACGAGCTATACGCCGACGTGTTTGCCCGCACCTACGGCATGGAGATTATCGGCCTGCGCTACTTCAACATCTTCGGTCCGCGCCAGGACCCCGGCGGGGCCTACGCGGCCGTGATTCCGCTGTTTATCGACGCTATTCTGGAAGATAACGCGCCTATCCTCAACGGCGACGGCGGCCAGACCCGCGACTTCACTTTTGTGGCCAACTGCGTGCAGGCCAACATTCGGGCGGCCCTCACCACCAACCCCGAAGCGCTGGGCCAGGTCTATAATATCGCCGTTGGCGACCGCACCTCGCTGGTGCAGCTATACGACATCCTGCGCGAAGAAGCTCACTCGACCCTGGAACCCAAATTCGGCCCCGACCGCGCGGGCGACATCCGCGACTCGCTGGCCGACATCACCAAAGCCGAATCCCGGCTGGGCTACACGCCGCAAGTGCGCATCCGCGACGGCTTGCAGCAAACGCTGAGCTGGTTTAAAGATAATCAGGCGTTTATTAAAGAGAGAAATTAA
- a CDS encoding glucose-1-phosphate thymidylyltransferase yields the protein MKGIILAGGSGTRLHPLTLAVSKQLMPVYDKPMIYYPLSILMMAGIREILIITTPHDQEQFKKLLGDGKNLGCNFQYVVQELPNGLAQAFVLGADFIGQDKVALVLGDNIFHGEGMEELLKANNDPEGGVVYAYHVHDPERYGVVEFDENKVALSIEEKPTSPKSNYAVPGLYFYDNDVVEIAKNLEPSPRGEYEITDVNREYLRRGKLKVGILGRGTAWLDTGTFESLMQAGEFVRVLEQRQGLKVGSIEEAAFRQGFIDADQLRTIAAPLRKSGYGDYLLNLPDQLVMGG from the coding sequence ATGAAAGGTATTATTCTCGCCGGCGGCTCCGGCACCCGTTTGCACCCGCTCACGCTCGCTGTCTCGAAGCAGTTGATGCCCGTTTACGACAAGCCGATGATTTACTACCCCCTGTCGATTTTGATGATGGCGGGCATTCGGGAAATTCTCATCATCACTACCCCCCACGACCAGGAGCAATTCAAAAAGCTGCTCGGCGATGGCAAAAACCTGGGCTGCAACTTCCAGTACGTGGTGCAGGAATTGCCCAACGGCCTGGCCCAAGCCTTCGTGCTGGGTGCCGACTTCATCGGCCAGGATAAAGTAGCCTTGGTATTGGGCGACAACATCTTCCACGGCGAAGGCATGGAAGAGCTGCTTAAGGCCAATAACGACCCCGAGGGGGGGGTAGTGTACGCCTACCACGTCCACGACCCCGAGCGCTACGGCGTAGTCGAGTTCGACGAGAACAAGGTGGCCCTCAGCATTGAAGAAAAGCCCACGAGCCCCAAGAGCAACTACGCCGTGCCGGGGCTGTATTTCTATGATAATGACGTGGTTGAAATCGCTAAAAACCTGGAGCCCAGCCCGCGCGGCGAGTACGAAATCACGGACGTAAACCGCGAGTACCTGCGCCGCGGCAAGCTGAAAGTAGGCATCCTGGGCCGCGGCACGGCCTGGCTCGACACCGGCACCTTCGAGAGCCTGATGCAGGCCGGCGAATTCGTGCGGGTGCTGGAGCAGCGCCAGGGCCTCAAGGTCGGCTCCATTGAGGAAGCCGCTTTCCGCCAGGGCTTTATCGACGCCGACCAGCTTCGCACCATTGCCGCACCCCTGCGCAAGAGCGGCTACGGCGACTACTTGCTGAACCTGCCCGACCAACTGGTAATGGGGGGGTAG
- a CDS encoding short-chain dehydrogenase/reductase — protein sequence MKTWFITGTSAGLGRGLTEQLLRRGDRVAATLRQPEALAELQAQYGERLWVARLNVTDAAAVQRVVDSAFAELGRVDVIVNNAGYALYCASEEASDEQIRQQLDTNLLGSIRVIRAALPHLRAQGGGRILQLSSAGGQTTYPNFSYYHATKWGIEGFADTLAQEVAPFHIGVTIVEPGATKTSFASGMVSAPVMDEYEPTPAGDVRRAIASGAFPIKGDAAKVVQAMIASVDQNPAPRRLALGRDAYTDMRAALTARLAELDAQKDLALSTEGE from the coding sequence ATGAAAACGTGGTTTATTACCGGCACCTCAGCGGGCCTCGGCCGGGGGCTGACAGAACAACTTTTGCGGCGCGGCGACCGCGTGGCGGCCACCCTGCGCCAGCCCGAAGCACTCGCTGAATTACAGGCGCAGTACGGCGAGCGACTCTGGGTAGCCCGGCTCAACGTGACCGATGCGGCGGCCGTGCAACGGGTAGTGGACAGCGCCTTCGCTGAGTTGGGCCGCGTGGATGTTATCGTCAACAACGCGGGGTACGCGCTGTACTGCGCGAGCGAAGAAGCCAGCGACGAGCAGATTCGCCAGCAGCTGGATACCAACCTGCTGGGTTCCATCCGGGTTATTCGGGCGGCGCTACCCCACCTGCGGGCGCAGGGCGGCGGCCGGATTTTGCAGCTTTCCTCGGCCGGCGGCCAGACGACCTACCCCAACTTCAGCTACTACCACGCCACCAAGTGGGGCATCGAAGGCTTCGCCGATACGCTCGCTCAGGAAGTTGCGCCGTTCCACATCGGCGTGACTATCGTGGAACCGGGAGCCACCAAAACCAGCTTCGCCAGCGGCATGGTCAGCGCGCCCGTGATGGACGAGTACGAGCCCACGCCCGCCGGCGACGTGCGCCGGGCCATAGCCTCCGGGGCGTTTCCCATCAAGGGCGATGCCGCTAAAGTGGTGCAGGCCATGATAGCCTCAGTGGACCAGAACCCCGCCCCGCGCCGGCTGGCCCTGGGCCGCGATGCCTACACCGATATGCGCGCGGCGCTAACTGCCCGCCTGGCCGAGCTGGACGCCCAAAAAGACCTGGCGCTCTCCACCGAAGGGGAATAG
- a CDS encoding histidine kinase, producing MLPPLYDQKSRIKLLVLLFALLIAGATVVYTNILVQRLSEREQHQIDLYAKTLRYLINTEDTKNLQFLQEQIIEANTTIPVILTDGEKNIIDARNLGLGTNLPEADSVRKMNAVLLEMQRRHPPIVIELAGGSRNYVFYQDSLLLRQLRTYPLVQLGVIASLAVMAYISFSYSRRAEQNRVWVGLAKETAHQLGTPLSSLVGWQSYLRESERFHDEPIVEELGKDIKRLEIITERFSNIGSVPVLKAENFYLTTRNAIAYLEARVSRKVKFSIETELPLDTPACINVPLFDWVVENICKNAVDAMDGRGSITLRLRRVKPRRRWWTRRVSPPQVAIDITDTGKGIPKNKLESVFLPGYTTKKRGWGLGLALARRIIENYHQGRLYVKSSEVGKGTTFRLILNQ from the coding sequence ATGCTTCCTCCCCTCTACGACCAAAAATCCCGTATCAAGCTGCTGGTGCTGCTGTTTGCGCTGCTTATTGCCGGGGCTACCGTCGTGTACACCAACATCCTCGTGCAGCGCCTCTCCGAGCGCGAGCAGCACCAGATTGATTTGTACGCCAAAACGCTGCGCTATCTTATCAATACGGAGGACACAAAAAATCTGCAATTTTTGCAGGAGCAGATTATTGAGGCCAACACTACCATTCCGGTTATTCTGACGGATGGCGAAAAAAATATTATTGACGCCCGTAACCTGGGGCTGGGCACAAACCTCCCGGAGGCCGACTCGGTTCGCAAGATGAACGCCGTGCTGCTGGAGATGCAGCGGCGCCACCCGCCCATCGTGATTGAGCTGGCCGGGGGCAGTCGCAACTACGTTTTTTACCAGGATTCGCTGCTGCTGCGGCAGCTGCGCACCTACCCCTTGGTGCAGCTTGGGGTTATCGCCTCGCTGGCCGTGATGGCTTATATCTCGTTCAGCTACTCGCGGCGGGCTGAGCAAAACCGCGTGTGGGTGGGCTTGGCCAAGGAAACCGCGCACCAGCTGGGCACGCCCCTCAGCTCACTGGTGGGCTGGCAGAGCTACCTGCGCGAGAGTGAGCGCTTTCACGACGAGCCCATCGTGGAGGAGTTGGGCAAGGATATCAAGCGCCTGGAAATTATCACGGAGCGCTTCAGCAACATTGGCTCGGTGCCGGTGCTCAAGGCCGAGAACTTCTACCTCACCACCCGCAACGCCATCGCCTACCTCGAAGCCCGCGTGTCGCGCAAGGTCAAGTTCAGCATCGAAACCGAGCTGCCGCTCGACACGCCGGCCTGCATCAACGTGCCGCTGTTTGACTGGGTAGTGGAAAATATCTGTAAAAACGCCGTGGACGCGATGGACGGGCGCGGGTCCATCACGCTGCGGCTGCGCCGCGTGAAGCCGCGCCGCCGCTGGTGGACGCGCCGCGTATCGCCCCCGCAAGTAGCCATCGACATCACCGACACGGGCAAGGGCATTCCCAAAAACAAGCTCGAAAGCGTGTTCCTACCCGGCTACACCACCAAGAAGCGTGGCTGGGGGCTGGGTCTGGCGCTGGCCCGCCGCATCATCGAAAACTACCACCAGGGTCGCCTCTACGTGAAGAGTAGCGAGGTGGGTAAGGGCACGACGTTTCGGCTAATCCTGAACCAATAG
- a CDS encoding glutamyl-tRNA reductase yields MSHPFKAVSLSYRNAPLAIRELLALDETACRRFLQQLRTELHLSDVLVLSTCNRTEIYYAHDDDYSAAIIRALGELKGRADALNFAPYFDLFAEAEAAMRHLFEVALGLDAQVVGDRQIINQVKHAYQWTADADAAGPFLHRLLHTIFFANKRVQQETSFRDGAASMSYAALELVEELTADVASPRVLVVGLGEIGSDVCRHLADSKSFASVTLCNRTRARAEELAAEFAPGCLRIADFEQLRLALRDADVVISSINLEIPFFTRDLVANLDVLSYKFFIDLAVPRSVAADVEQVPGVLVYNVDAIQSKASAALEQRLAAVPLVQAIIVESLHDFSDWSREMLVSPLIQRMKAGLEQLRQQELERFQKKATPSEVKLLDDATRAFMQKVLKQHVLSLKAACRRDEAEQLLPLLTDIFDLEHQSVTA; encoded by the coding sequence ATGTCCCATCCTTTTAAGGCAGTTAGTTTATCCTATCGTAATGCCCCGCTTGCCATTCGCGAGCTGTTGGCCCTGGATGAAACCGCCTGCCGCCGTTTTTTGCAGCAGCTGCGCACCGAGCTGCACCTGAGCGATGTGCTGGTGCTGAGCACCTGCAACCGAACCGAAATTTACTACGCGCACGACGACGACTATTCGGCCGCCATTATTCGGGCGTTGGGCGAGCTCAAGGGCCGGGCCGATGCGCTGAACTTCGCGCCTTATTTCGACCTGTTTGCCGAAGCGGAGGCTGCCATGCGCCATCTGTTTGAAGTAGCGCTGGGCCTCGATGCGCAGGTAGTGGGCGACAGGCAGATTATCAACCAGGTAAAGCACGCCTACCAGTGGACGGCCGATGCCGACGCGGCTGGCCCGTTCCTGCACCGTTTGCTGCACACTATCTTCTTCGCCAATAAGCGCGTGCAGCAGGAAACCAGCTTCCGCGATGGGGCGGCGTCGATGAGCTACGCGGCCCTGGAGCTGGTAGAGGAGCTCACGGCCGACGTGGCCAGCCCGCGCGTGCTGGTAGTGGGCCTGGGCGAAATCGGGAGCGACGTGTGCCGCCATTTGGCCGATAGCAAGTCGTTTGCCAGCGTCACGCTCTGCAACCGCACCCGCGCCCGCGCCGAAGAGCTGGCCGCCGAGTTTGCCCCCGGCTGCCTGCGCATCGCCGACTTCGAGCAGCTGCGCTTGGCCTTGCGCGACGCTGACGTGGTTATCTCATCCATCAACCTCGAAATACCCTTCTTCACCCGCGACCTGGTGGCCAACCTGGACGTGCTGAGCTACAAGTTCTTCATCGACCTGGCTGTGCCGCGCTCCGTGGCCGCCGATGTGGAGCAGGTGCCCGGCGTGCTGGTCTATAATGTCGATGCTATCCAGAGCAAGGCCTCGGCCGCGCTGGAGCAGCGCTTGGCGGCCGTGCCTCTGGTGCAGGCCATCATCGTCGAGAGCCTGCACGACTTCAGCGACTGGAGCCGCGAGATGCTGGTGTCGCCGCTCATTCAGCGCATGAAGGCGGGCCTGGAGCAGCTGCGCCAGCAAGAGCTGGAGCGCTTCCAGAAAAAGGCTACCCCCTCCGAAGTGAAGCTGCTGGATGATGCCACCCGCGCCTTTATGCAGAAAGTGCTGAAGCAGCACGTGCTGAGTCTGAAAGCCGCTTGCCGCCGCGACGAGGCCGAGCAGCTACTGCCGCTGCTGACCGATATTTTTGACCTGGAGCACCAGTCCGTAACGGCTTAG
- a CDS encoding transcriptional regulator produces the protein MKPLHSRVDADQLERAAAMLKVLSHPKRLAIVDLLGKTKGKEHQMSVTEIYQALDIPQAIASQHLITLKDRGVLKSSKVGTKIYYALAVPQLMKIIDTLEDYSTHI, from the coding sequence ATGAAACCATTGCATTCCCGCGTTGACGCGGACCAGTTGGAACGTGCCGCCGCCATGCTTAAGGTGCTTTCGCATCCCAAGCGCCTCGCCATTGTTGACTTGCTCGGCAAGACCAAAGGCAAAGAGCACCAGATGTCGGTGACTGAAATCTACCAGGCCCTTGATATTCCTCAGGCCATTGCCTCCCAGCACCTCATCACACTGAAGGACCGTGGCGTGCTGAAATCGAGCAAAGTAGGTACCAAGATTTATTACGCGCTCGCGGTTCCGCAGCTCATGAAAATCATTGATACCCTGGAGGATTACTCCACCCACATCTAA
- a CDS encoding GAF domain-containing protein: MSETLFLTPGLNRAAHYAELYPQLAALTNAEPDQTANLANTAAALRQAFGFFWVGFYVVKGDELVLGPFQGPIACTRIRRGRGVCGTSWAEARTVLVPDVEAFPGHIACSSDSKSELVVPVLKNGAVVAVLDVDSDQLDDFDAADQAGLERLMQLAAAWF; encoded by the coding sequence ATGTCTGAAACGCTTTTCCTGACGCCCGGCCTGAACCGGGCCGCCCACTACGCCGAGCTCTACCCCCAGCTCGCAGCCCTGACGAACGCTGAGCCCGACCAAACGGCCAACCTGGCCAACACCGCCGCCGCGCTACGGCAGGCGTTCGGTTTTTTTTGGGTCGGCTTTTATGTGGTGAAAGGCGATGAGCTAGTGCTCGGGCCGTTTCAGGGGCCGATTGCCTGCACCCGCATCCGGCGGGGGCGCGGGGTGTGCGGCACCAGCTGGGCCGAGGCCCGCACGGTGCTGGTGCCCGACGTGGAGGCCTTTCCGGGCCACATTGCCTGCAGCTCCGACTCAAAATCGGAACTAGTCGTGCCGGTGCTCAAAAATGGCGCGGTAGTGGCCGTGCTGGACGTGGATAGCGACCAGCTGGACGACTTCGACGCCGCCGACCAGGCTGGCTTGGAGCGCCTGATGCAGCTGGCCGCCGCGTGGTTTTAA